The following coding sequences lie in one Candidatus Edwardsbacteria bacterium RifOxyA12_full_54_48 genomic window:
- a CDS encoding fructose-1,6-bisphosphate aldolase, class II, with protein sequence MPLVGTREMFKKAYDGGYAIGAFNVNNMELLQAIVDAGTEERAPLILQVSAGARKYARQEYLIHLVQAAMETTDIPVALHLDHGDSFELCQACVDGGFSSVMIDASHFPFEENVALTKKVVDYAHAKGVPVEAELGKLTSTSDEPGAREAVYTDPDEVVEFVKQTGCDSLAISIGTSHGAYKFKGEATLDFPRLEKIQNLLPGYPIVLHGASSVPAELVDICNKYGGKLPGTRGVPEEFLARAAKMAVCKINVDTDLRIAMTGAIRQVFAESPSEFDPRKYLGPAREAVKQVVKGKVKLFGCAGKA encoded by the coding sequence ATGCCACTAGTCGGAACCCGCGAGATGTTCAAAAAGGCCTATGACGGCGGCTACGCCATCGGGGCCTTCAACGTCAACAACATGGAATTATTGCAGGCCATCGTCGATGCCGGCACCGAGGAGCGGGCACCCCTGATCCTGCAGGTGTCGGCCGGGGCCCGCAAATACGCCCGGCAGGAATACCTGATCCACCTGGTACAGGCGGCCATGGAGACCACCGACATTCCGGTGGCCCTGCACCTGGACCACGGCGACAGCTTCGAGCTGTGCCAGGCCTGCGTGGACGGGGGATTCTCCTCAGTGATGATCGACGCCTCGCATTTCCCCTTCGAGGAAAACGTGGCCCTCACCAAAAAAGTGGTGGACTATGCCCACGCCAAGGGGGTGCCGGTGGAGGCCGAGCTGGGCAAGCTGACCTCCACCTCCGACGAGCCGGGGGCCCGGGAGGCGGTGTACACCGACCCGGACGAGGTGGTCGAATTTGTCAAACAGACCGGATGCGATTCGCTGGCCATATCCATCGGGACCTCCCACGGGGCCTACAAATTCAAGGGCGAGGCCACCCTGGACTTCCCGCGCTTAGAAAAGATCCAAAACCTGCTGCCGGGATATCCCATCGTGCTGCACGGGGCCTCTTCGGTTCCGGCCGAGCTGGTGGATATCTGCAACAAATACGGCGGCAAACTGCCGGGCACCCGCGGGGTGCCGGAAGAATTCCTGGCCCGGGCCGCCAAGATGGCGGTCTGCAAGATCAATGTGGACACCGACCTGCGGATCGCCATGACCGGTGCCATCCGCCAGGTCTTTGCCGAGAGCCCTTCGGAGTTCGATCCCCGCAAATACCTGGGCCCGGCCCGGGAGGCGGTCAAGCAGGTGGTCAAGGGCAAGGTCAAGCTGTTCGGCTGTGCCGGGAAGGCATAA
- a CDS encoding GxxExxY protein, with amino-acid sequence MDKLVPLPEHLDRLAKIVVDSAYKVHTALGPGLLESVYEKCMLPELRSRNIKCKEQVEVPITYGEVKIDAGFRIDIIVEDEVIVELKAVEKHNPLYEAQLLTYLKLTKKRLGLLINFNVPVIKQGIKRIVL; translated from the coding sequence ATGGATAAGCTTGTGCCCTTGCCAGAACATCTAGATAGATTGGCGAAAATAGTGGTGGACTCTGCTTATAAAGTTCATACTGCACTTGGCCCAGGGTTGCTTGAATCCGTGTATGAAAAATGTATGTTGCCTGAACTAAGGTCACGGAACATTAAATGCAAAGAGCAAGTGGAAGTGCCGATCACTTATGGAGAAGTAAAAATAGATGCAGGTTTTCGGATAGATATTATAGTTGAGGATGAGGTAATTGTAGAACTTAAGGCAGTAGAAAAACATAACCCCCTATACGAAGCCCAATTGTTGACATATTTAAAACTCACCAAAAAGCGATTAGGATTATTGATAAATTTCAATGTTCCTGTTATCAAACAAGGGATAAAAAGAATAGTTTTATAA
- a CDS encoding diphosphate--fructose-6-phosphate 1-phosphotransferase: protein MKEISILQKHRSNYQPKLPPVFIQKETSVEVREGEQAEPQSDQKAVNERFPRTYGLPLLTFETTEKAELPAINVGVVLSGGQSPGGHNVIAGLFDAIKQFNHKSQLYGFLEGPSGLIDNKQLLLTEEIVDQYRNTGGFDIIGSGRTKLEKEAQFDQAAATCRSAGIGAIVIIGGDDSNTNAAMLAEYFLQKDIDIKVIGCPKTIDGDLKNKQVEISFGFDTATKVYCELLGNIQRDDQSAKKYWHFIRVMGRAASHIALECALQCHPNITIISEEVADQGRRLKEIVEYIAGVVRDRSLNGMDYGVVVIPEGLIEFIPEIKKLIAELNDLMAEHKDYFNGLTTPEDKHQFINKNLTAQSAQAFASIPQEIQWQLLEDRDPHGNVQVSRIETEKLLIDMVGDLLREWRAEGKFSGKFSPQNHFFGYEGRCSAPSNFDADYSYSLGYAAAALVACGKTGYMAQIANLAEPPGNWVAGGIPLTMIMNLERRQGRDVPVIRKALVNLNGGPFKEFARQRDGWAKGNDYIYPGPIQYFGPAEVCDRSTMTLALEQGEDILNILQGLDVLRDSDVFSELGPEAIIRLLSLVQRLYIKPGQMVIRRGELGQCFYIVMDGELEVMGKDDKTPVATLKKGDPFGEIALLTDVPRTANVVARTDGSVLFLDSYSFKDFLAEFGNLGDRLEKLGAERLKELEGKGN, encoded by the coding sequence ATGAAAGAAATTTCCATCCTGCAGAAACACCGGTCCAACTACCAGCCCAAACTGCCTCCGGTTTTCATCCAAAAAGAAACATCGGTCGAAGTCCGGGAGGGGGAGCAAGCGGAGCCGCAGTCCGACCAGAAAGCCGTCAACGAAAGATTTCCCAGGACCTACGGGCTTCCATTACTGACCTTTGAGACCACCGAGAAGGCCGAACTTCCGGCCATCAATGTGGGGGTGGTGCTTTCCGGGGGGCAGTCTCCCGGCGGGCATAATGTCATCGCCGGGCTGTTCGACGCTATAAAGCAATTCAACCATAAGAGCCAGCTCTACGGCTTTCTGGAGGGTCCCAGCGGGCTGATAGATAATAAGCAGCTGCTGCTGACCGAAGAGATCGTAGACCAGTACCGCAATACCGGGGGTTTCGACATCATCGGCTCGGGACGTACCAAACTGGAGAAGGAGGCGCAATTCGACCAGGCGGCCGCCACCTGCCGTTCGGCCGGGATCGGAGCCATAGTGATCATCGGCGGCGACGACTCCAACACCAACGCCGCCATGCTGGCGGAGTATTTTCTGCAGAAGGACATCGATATAAAGGTGATCGGCTGCCCCAAGACCATCGACGGCGACCTGAAGAATAAGCAGGTCGAGATCTCCTTCGGATTCGACACCGCCACCAAGGTCTACTGCGAACTGCTGGGCAACATCCAGCGGGACGATCAGTCGGCCAAGAAATACTGGCACTTTATCCGGGTGATGGGCCGGGCGGCCTCGCATATCGCCCTGGAATGCGCCCTGCAGTGCCATCCCAACATCACCATCATCTCCGAGGAGGTGGCCGACCAGGGTCGGCGGCTTAAGGAGATCGTGGAATACATCGCCGGGGTGGTCCGGGACCGCTCCCTGAACGGCATGGATTACGGGGTGGTGGTCATCCCCGAGGGGCTGATAGAGTTCATCCCGGAGATCAAAAAGCTGATAGCCGAGCTCAACGACCTGATGGCCGAGCACAAGGACTATTTCAACGGCCTGACCACCCCGGAGGACAAGCACCAGTTCATCAACAAGAACCTGACCGCCCAGTCGGCCCAGGCTTTCGCTTCGATCCCCCAGGAGATCCAGTGGCAATTATTGGAGGATCGCGACCCCCACGGCAACGTCCAGGTGTCCCGGATCGAGACCGAAAAACTGCTGATCGACATGGTGGGAGACCTGCTGAGGGAATGGAGGGCCGAGGGAAAATTCTCCGGCAAGTTCAGCCCCCAGAACCATTTCTTCGGCTACGAGGGGCGGTGCTCCGCGCCCTCCAATTTCGACGCCGACTACAGCTACAGTCTGGGCTATGCCGCGGCGGCCCTGGTGGCCTGCGGCAAGACCGGCTATATGGCTCAGATCGCCAATCTGGCCGAGCCTCCGGGCAACTGGGTGGCGGGCGGCATTCCCCTGACCATGATAATGAATCTGGAGCGGCGGCAGGGCAGGGATGTTCCGGTGATCAGGAAGGCCCTGGTGAACCTGAACGGCGGACCGTTCAAGGAATTCGCCCGGCAGCGGGATGGCTGGGCCAAGGGCAACGACTACATCTATCCCGGGCCGATCCAGTATTTCGGGCCGGCCGAGGTCTGCGACCGCAGTACCATGACCCTGGCGCTGGAGCAGGGCGAGGACATTCTGAATATTCTGCAGGGCCTGGATGTCCTGCGGGACTCAGATGTCTTTTCCGAGCTGGGGCCGGAGGCCATCATCCGTCTGTTAAGCCTGGTGCAAAGGCTGTACATCAAACCCGGACAGATGGTCATCCGCCGGGGCGAGCTGGGGCAGTGCTTCTACATCGTGATGGATGGCGAGCTGGAGGTGATGGGCAAGGACGACAAGACCCCGGTGGCCACCCTCAAGAAGGGCGACCCCTTCGGGGAGATCGCCCTGCTGACCGACGTGCCCCGGACCGCCAACGTGGTGGCCAGGACCGACGGCAGCGTGCTGTTTTTGGATTCCTACAGTTTCAAGGATTTTCTGGCCGAGTTCGGCAATCTGGGAGACAGACTGGAGAAGCTGGGTGCGGAGAGGCTGAAGGAGCTGGAGGGGAAGGGGAACTGA
- a CDS encoding D-arabinose 5-phosphate isomerase: MKNSNKSIVNLGRKVIKTEALALNELADRLNGNFDQAVDVLFKVKRKVIVTGVGKSGLIGQKIAATLTSTGTPAFFLHPTDALHGDLGLVRKGDAAIIISKSGETDELYELLSVLKRVGVKIIALLGKLDSPLAGLSDVVLDVSVKEEACPHDLVPTSSTTAALAMGDALAVALLDQRNFSPEDFACFHPGGGLGKRLLLKVSDLMLTGKDVPIVASGSGMKEALIEMTAKRGVTSVVDEKGRLLGIITDGDLKRLLARTNDIFSLKVDEVIGRNPKTVDQERLAVKAAKMMEDHRVTSLLVVDKEKKPVGIIHLHDIMQAGVL; the protein is encoded by the coding sequence ATGAAGAACAGCAATAAGAGCATAGTCAACCTGGGCAGGAAGGTCATCAAGACCGAGGCCCTGGCCCTGAACGAATTGGCCGACCGTCTCAATGGCAATTTCGACCAGGCGGTGGATGTTCTGTTTAAGGTCAAACGCAAGGTGATCGTCACCGGGGTGGGAAAATCCGGGCTGATCGGCCAGAAGATAGCCGCCACTTTGACCTCCACCGGCACCCCGGCCTTCTTTCTGCATCCCACCGACGCCCTGCACGGCGACCTGGGGCTGGTGCGCAAGGGCGACGCGGCCATCATCATCTCCAAGAGCGGGGAGACCGACGAGCTGTACGAACTGCTGTCTGTCCTGAAGAGGGTGGGGGTCAAGATCATTGCCCTGCTGGGCAAGCTGGATTCCCCGCTGGCCGGGCTGTCCGACGTGGTGCTGGACGTCTCGGTCAAAGAGGAGGCCTGCCCGCACGATCTGGTGCCCACCTCCAGCACCACCGCCGCCCTGGCCATGGGCGACGCCCTGGCCGTGGCCCTGTTGGACCAGCGTAATTTCAGCCCGGAGGACTTCGCCTGTTTCCATCCCGGCGGTGGGCTGGGCAAAAGGCTACTGCTGAAGGTGTCCGACCTGATGCTGACCGGGAAGGATGTTCCCATCGTCGCCAGCGGATCGGGCATGAAGGAGGCCCTGATAGAGATGACCGCCAAGCGCGGGGTGACCTCGGTGGTGGACGAGAAGGGCAGACTGCTGGGGATCATCACCGACGGCGACCTCAAAAGACTATTGGCCAGGACCAACGACATCTTTTCCTTAAAGGTGGACGAGGTGATCGGCAGGAACCCCAAGACTGTTGACCAGGAGCGCCTGGCGGTCAAGGCCGCCAAGATGATGGAGGACCACCGGGTGACCTCCCTGCTGGTGGTGGACAAGGAGAAGAAGCCGGTGGGGATAATCCATCTGCATGACATAATGCAGGCGGGAGTGCTTTAG
- a CDS encoding 3-deoxy-8-phosphooctulonate synthase, translating into MKELILKNVKIGRGNPLALIAGPCVLEDEAVVMRTAEQVKKISEKLKIGLVFKSSYKKDNRSSAKSYQGPGLEKGLKILEKVKKQFDVPVLSDVHYPEEVAACAQVLDIIQIPAYLCMQTELTLRVAKTGKVVNIKKGQFLAPEDMGHIVKKIEETGNTNILLTERGSCFGYHNLVVDFKALPIMRSLGYPVVFDVTHTIRKYGKPSSDPAGGSPEFIEPLARAGVACGCDAIFIETHPRPCEAKCDAASMLELSKLERLLESLMELDQVARKYV; encoded by the coding sequence ATGAAAGAGCTGATACTTAAGAACGTGAAGATAGGCCGTGGGAATCCGCTGGCCCTGATAGCCGGGCCCTGCGTGCTGGAGGACGAGGCGGTGGTGATGAGGACCGCCGAACAGGTAAAAAAGATCTCCGAAAAGCTGAAGATCGGCCTGGTGTTCAAGTCCTCCTATAAAAAAGACAACCGTTCTTCGGCCAAGAGCTACCAGGGGCCGGGGCTGGAAAAGGGTTTGAAAATACTGGAGAAGGTCAAAAAGCAGTTCGATGTGCCGGTGCTCTCCGATGTGCATTATCCCGAGGAGGTGGCGGCCTGCGCCCAGGTGCTGGACATCATCCAGATCCCGGCCTATCTGTGCATGCAGACAGAGCTGACATTAAGGGTCGCCAAGACCGGCAAGGTGGTCAACATAAAAAAGGGGCAGTTTTTGGCCCCGGAGGATATGGGACATATCGTCAAAAAGATCGAGGAGACCGGCAATACCAATATCCTGCTGACCGAGCGCGGCAGTTGCTTCGGCTACCACAACCTGGTGGTGGATTTTAAGGCCCTGCCCATCATGCGTTCGCTGGGATATCCGGTGGTGTTCGACGTCACCCACACCATCCGCAAATATGGCAAGCCATCCAGCGATCCGGCCGGGGGGAGCCCGGAATTCATCGAGCCGCTGGCCCGGGCCGGGGTGGCCTGCGGCTGCGACGCCATATTCATCGAGACCCATCCCAGGCCCTGCGAGGCCAAATGCGATGCAGCCAGCATGCTGGAGCTGTCAAAATTGGAGCGGCTGCTGGAGAGTTTAATGGAACTGGACCAGGTGGCCAGGAAGTACGTTTAA
- a CDS encoding ATP-dependent Clp endopeptidase, proteolytic subunit ClpP, producing the protein MSLVPIVIEQSGRGERAYDIYSRLLKERIIFIGTPLDDIVSNLIIAQLLFLEADDPEKDIFLYINSPGGGVSSGLAIYDTIQYIKPDVVTICMGMAASMGALLLSSGAKGKRFALPNARVMIHQPLGGVSGQAADIEIHAKEILLIREQLNRILADHTGQPVDKISKDTDRNFWMSSDEAREYGIIDDIMKTRNQLPKK; encoded by the coding sequence ATGAGTTTAGTACCGATAGTGATCGAGCAGAGCGGCAGGGGGGAGCGGGCCTACGACATATATTCCCGGCTGTTGAAGGAGCGGATAATCTTCATCGGGACCCCGCTGGATGATATCGTTTCCAACCTGATCATAGCCCAGCTGCTGTTTCTGGAGGCCGACGACCCCGAGAAGGACATCTTTCTCTACATCAACTCGCCGGGCGGCGGGGTCTCCTCGGGGCTGGCCATCTACGACACCATCCAGTACATCAAGCCGGACGTGGTGACCATCTGCATGGGCATGGCCGCCTCCATGGGGGCCCTGCTGCTGTCCAGCGGCGCCAAGGGAAAGCGCTTCGCCCTGCCCAACGCCCGGGTGATGATCCACCAGCCGCTGGGCGGAGTGTCGGGCCAGGCGGCCGACATCGAGATCCACGCCAAGGAGATCCTGCTGATCCGGGAACAGCTGAACCGGATCCTGGCCGACCATACCGGCCAGCCGGTGGACAAGATATCCAAGGACACCGACCGGAACTTCTGGATGTCCTCCGATGAGGCCCGGGAATACGGGATCATAGACGATATCATGAAGACCAGGAACCAGCTGCCCAAAAAGTAA
- a CDS encoding type I glyceraldehyde-3-phosphate dehydrogenase produces MGVKIGINGFGRIGRLVISAMAEQKTLGQPLDIVAVVDVSTDAKYFAYQLKYDSVHGKFPGQVSTAKSDPSLAEDDVIIVNGHKIKCIMATKDPAQLPWKDLGVELVIEATGLFTHSDKAQGHLAAGAKKVLITAPGKGEVKTIVLGVNEKEYDPAKHNIVSNASCTTNCLAPVVHVLMKEGIGIENGLMTTIHSYTATQKTVDGPSKKDWRGGRAAAINIIPSSTGAAKAVGEAIPAVKGKMTGMSFRVPTADVSVVDLTFRSEKETSIEAIDALLKKASETYLKGYLGYADEEMVSTDFIHDQRSSIYDSLATLQNNLKGEKRFFKIVSWYDNEWGYSHRIAELAKLMADKM; encoded by the coding sequence ATGGGTGTGAAAATCGGCATCAACGGTTTCGGCCGGATCGGCCGTCTGGTGATCAGCGCCATGGCGGAACAGAAAACACTGGGCCAGCCGCTGGATATAGTGGCGGTGGTGGACGTCTCCACCGATGCCAAGTATTTCGCCTACCAGCTGAAATACGATTCGGTCCACGGAAAATTCCCCGGCCAGGTGTCCACCGCCAAGAGCGATCCCTCCCTGGCCGAGGATGACGTCATCATCGTCAACGGCCACAAGATCAAATGCATCATGGCCACCAAGGATCCCGCCCAGCTGCCCTGGAAGGACCTGGGAGTGGAGCTGGTGATCGAGGCCACCGGCCTGTTCACCCATTCCGACAAGGCCCAGGGACACCTGGCGGCCGGGGCCAAGAAGGTGCTGATCACCGCCCCCGGAAAGGGCGAGGTCAAGACCATCGTGCTGGGGGTCAACGAAAAGGAGTACGACCCGGCCAAGCATAATATCGTCTCCAATGCCTCCTGCACCACCAACTGCCTGGCCCCGGTGGTCCACGTATTGATGAAAGAAGGGATCGGGATCGAGAATGGCCTGATGACCACCATTCATTCCTACACCGCCACCCAAAAGACGGTGGACGGGCCATCCAAGAAGGACTGGCGGGGGGGCAGAGCGGCCGCCATCAACATCATCCCCAGCTCCACCGGCGCCGCCAAGGCGGTGGGCGAGGCCATTCCGGCGGTTAAGGGGAAGATGACCGGGATGTCGTTCCGGGTGCCGACGGCCGATGTTTCGGTGGTGGATCTTACCTTCCGTTCCGAGAAGGAGACCTCCATCGAGGCCATAGACGCCCTGCTGAAGAAGGCCTCCGAGACCTACCTCAAGGGCTATCTGGGTTATGCCGACGAGGAGATGGTCTCCACTGATTTCATCCACGACCAGCGCTCGTCCATCTACGATTCCCTGGCCACCCTGCAGAACAATCTGAAGGGTGAAAAGCGGTTCTTCAAGATCGTCAGCTGGTATGACAACGAATGGGGATACTCCCACCGGATAGCCGAGCTGGCCAAATTGATGGCCGATAAAATGTAA